GAACAAAGATGGTTaagaacaacaaaacaaaatagccatacagggtccatctagccctgtatcctgcttccaactgtgtccaatccaggtcacaagtacttagcagaaacccaaatagtagcaacattctatgctaccaatcccagggaaagcagtggcttcccaatgtCTATCTATAAGagcataagattagccatactagTTAATTTTAGAAAGAACCATTCCATTTAAACCGATcccactttttttctgtttttccattaaaatgttttttttttctggtgccatCTTTATGTATGGAGTCCGTCTCTTGTTTGTAGAAGCACTAGTAAAGGTGACTTTTAGAAAAAAACACTGGTGTCTAGATTATTTACAGTGGAAGAAAGCATGTTTTTGCAGGTCAGGCAATGAGAGCCTTGGGTCAATTGCCTTTCTCTGCCTACCCAGACTGATCCTTTCACAAAAGTAGTCCTCGCTGAGTGGCCCCAAAAGCCCATTTGTCAGATTGAGGTTTCAACATGTACTTCAACATGAAGCTCAAGTGCTGGCTTAAGCTTGAAGGATTTCAAAGGGCAAAACTCACTATTCAGTCTGGTACTGTCCTCATATCTGAAACCCCTGTGCTTGAATGGCTAGGAATGCCTTTCTAGTGTCTCAGCCATAGGCaccaatattttaaaatgatAGAGGGTGTCAAATAATACAAATTACCTCTGCCTGGACAAAATgaaggtcccaaaaaacaacaaggcaaacaatctgcaaactccaacgtggaaaataaaccagcagatcaatatagcaTGTAAAGATTTTATTAATGATACCATATACCAGAGAATTGCTCGATACAGGCCGTATTTCGCCCAAAGGGGCTGTGTCAGGTGCTAAAATAGACAAACACATAAAATTACaagtataaaataatataaaaacaattaTAGTAATATAATATATCatacataatcaaaaaaaaacaatatgaaCATAAATAATCCTcataatataaaaatgtaaataatattaataaatataacaataaatataataaatatatcACTAATCAAAATACTTTCATTATCAAGAGAACCATTCACCACGTCACCATACCCACTTACAAAACTAAACgaagaatatatatgcataaggTTGCTTTTATCAACACATGTCTTGAATGTAACTATATCCCATTAGAGACACTTATACAAACATGTacatataaatataaaacataaatactaaaaacataaaatataatcaTATTGTATCATAACAAgcaatcaaaacatataaaatattaTCAAAACATATTATAATATTGTATGATAAAAATTATATGATAAAAATAGGACACGTACCTAGAATGAAAACCTTCTGATAGGAACAactaattaaaaatataaaaaatacatattaaaaaatataaaaaatatatataaatcagaataacatataaaataaaaataaaaacagaaaacaaagtaAAAACTTGTCTGATTTAGAAATTGAATACTCACAATACTCATAAAAGAAAAACCAGCACATTCAGCAAGTCCCTAAATAAATACAAGTCAAAGAGTTACTCTTCATTCCCGAGTGATTCATCTTGCATAAAGTATGATCCTATATGCCTTTCTCAATTATTATATTATTCAATACTCTATTCGCCTTATCGAAAAATCCACCAGCTACCATGCATTACCATATGGTTTGATGACGCTGggccacaaattaaaaaaacaaagatggaacagtaTAAAAACTACAATCAAAATTACACTTACTGTTGTGTGTCTAATCACCAAGGGACGCTCCGCTAATAATACTGGAAAAGACGACGGAAGTTGCATAGAATCCTTATATACGTCAGTACCAAGTCAAAGTTGAAAAAACGTGCCAAAATGTAAAACCGTAAAAGCATATAATAAAATATGTAAAGTATCTAATGGAAAAATGGAAGGTTTCAAAAATCAAATTAATAAAATACTGGGTCATCCACACAAACGATCCACATGTTATTTGTAATTCCAAATGCCGTCATAAACTTACTcgacaataaaaaatatttatataaaacTGGTCTATAACGTTATTCAAACTTTCTCAGTGTATTAAGTAAGACCACTCCTAATTAAGacaataaatgtaacaaatataaaaaaaaacttaggtgaCAAACTCAGCACCACGTTGATCAAAGGGTATAACACAATAGTAATCAGACAGTATGTAAATCATAACCTCCCCCTTTATTTtatattaataaatattaatgaactAGTAATTCGTTATGTACTGGTCAATTGTCGAAGAGCAAtgtaaaaatataagaaaaaaatatataaaaatatactgAGCTTGTCGCCATAAGTTAAACAGTATACATATGTAAGACAAGATAAAAGAGGGTTGCaacaaaaaaacattgaaaattgaaaatgaaagctcaaaaataaaatatattttacgtGTCCTAtggttttgaaaaaataaaatatattttacatgtcctattttttttaaatgtattttacgtgtcctattttttattttaaaaaatgtggcctattttttaaagaaatacagATAGCTCTATTTCCATGTttaaaccattgggatgtaaagTCTGTAATTCAAGAATAAATTGTTGTTCTTTCTTTAAAAGGACGGTATCAATCGGTCCACCTCTCCAATTCTGTTTGtgtacaaataaaatacaaaagcaTAAATCTTCAAATTTGTGTCCTAAATCTCTTGAATGTTCCACCAGTGGTTTCTCTAGTACATTCCTTTTTAAAGCACTCTTGTGTTCAATAATTCTAGTATTGAATTTTCTCTTAGTTTTCCCTATATACACCAAACCACATGGACAAAGCACCGCATATTCTTGGTCTTGCAATTTGAGAACTCTTTAAGATATATCATTTTGTTAGAAGATGGAATATGAAAAACAGTAGTTTTCATATTAACATTACAAACGGAACAAGATCCACAGGGAAAATGTCCCAAACGGAACAAGATCCACAGGGAAAATGTCCAACTGGTAAACTCCTTAATGTTGCAATCTCATTATGTAATGCTGATGGAACTAACATGTCCTTGAGATTCTTTTCCCGTTTGTATGCTATAAGTAATTCTTTATTAGTGAAGGAAGAAACTCCTTGTATCAAATGCCAAtgttttcttaatattttcataATAGGGTTGGACATGTGATTAAAAGGTAAAGTGCATAcaattttatcattatttttctTCTTAACTGGTTGTAACTGAGTAGATCTTGATAAACCAGATGCCCTCTGAAATCCTTTGTTAATATGTTTAAGTGGATACCCCTTCTCTTGAAAATGTCTTGTCATATCAATACACCTGAGATGATATGTGCGGGGGTCAGgtgtaagtgagagtgggatgtttgaccacggaaattcaaatcctggagacaagaatcttaaaaagcttgtttattgatgaaaagactcgacacatacatatgcaaataaaGAATAGGGACTAAACGTACAAAGCATATTTCATTCATATACTTTGTACGTTTAGTCCCTATTCTATTCATTATTTATATGTATTCTGTTGTACGCATTGATcttgcaatatttagcactttaTGAGAACATTGTATATGTGAACACATTTTTTGACGTTTAGCAAATGATGTTATTCCCACATTTTatcttttgattttgttttttatcaTATGTTATTGCTTACTGTGGTCTTTTAtcatatatgttttatgtttttacttaatttttctttatttgcatatatatgttttatagactcctggTGCAgacctgacggccgaaacacaacagttgtgtcgagtcttttcatcaataaacaagctttttaagattcttgtctccaggatttgaatttccgtggtcaaacatcccactatcacttatacttgtgttttcccgtggggagtTTGAGTTCCCTGCTTGGCTGCGGATTCTTCTGAACGATGTGCGGGGGTCAGAACACAATCTGCATAAACGTAGAAACTGGCTGTATGGTTTAAAACGAATTGTACCTTAGAGTTTTATAAGTTTATTaggaaattaaaaataatagatttctttaaaggtaaaaCTGATAACATAACAGACTCGTTGATAGTCAAAAAAGATAGCAAATGGCTCCCACCAGGAAATACACATTATTTAATTCAAGCATTTGAGACTGTTGTTCTTAATGATATTATATCATTAGAATAACAGGGCAACAGAAGAATCTTTTACAATATGACAAAAGAAGAAAATAGTGCAGTCAAGACCCTACAAAATGACCGCAGTATTATTATTAAACCGGCGGATAAAGGGGAAGCTGTCGTTATTATGAATAAAGATGATTATATTACAGAAATTAATAGACAACTAGAAGATCGTACTTTTTATAAAGTACTTAAGAATGACCCTACTCATATCATTCAAAAGAAATTTGTTCGTTAGTTTCATTAGGTAGGGAAGCCCAATACATTACATCAAAAGAAGCTGATTTTTTAACAGTTGAAGAACCAGTCATTCCCACACTATACATCCTCCCCAAAATACATAAGTCTCTCACCTCTCCACCCGGCAGACCCATTGTATCTGCATGTGGTTCAGTATTGGAATCACTCTCTATTTTTGTAGATAAGTTTCTATGACCTTTTGCCAGGCGGATTCCATCATATGTACGTGACTCAGCAGATATGATCAATATTTGAATACTATAATACCTAATAAAGATATGATTTTAGTCACTTTAGAGATAGAGAGTCTTTACACAAACATACCTCAATTAAATCAATTAAAGTTAAATCAACTGGAAATTGTTCTATcttttctcttaactccatttatttctttgttcctccttttttcttcatttcttgccctacatccataaataaaagctgggtcctctgcggatttgactggaggagatatacagtggatccagcttttatctattttctccatccatgtgcagtttttctccccttttcctcatctccatccatgtgcatcttcttcttttatcttccctcccctctattcatgtccaatatttctcctctctcccatcccttgcatccatgtccagcattgttcacctcccctccatgtgtatatccttcctctctcttccctcccctccatccatatccagcatttctcctctctcccctccatccatgtgcatctccttcctctctcttccctccccgcaatccatgttcagaatttctcctctcccctgccctcccctccatccatgttcatcaattctcctttctcccctgctctcctctccatccatgtccatcaattctcctctttcccctccctctattcatcgatgtccagcaattctcttctcaccaccctcccctctattcatccatgcccagcaattctcctctctcccctgccctcccctccatccatccatgtccagcaattctcctctctctcctgctctcctctccatccatgtccagtgattctcctctctcccctgccctcccctctatccaatgtctgccctctctccctgccccttccatccactgtctgccctctctctcttccatccaaatctgccctctatctcttccccttccatccactatctgcctgtctgccctctctttctcccccttccatccactgtctgccctttctatcctttccatccactgtctgccctttctctctgccccttcaatccaccatttgccctccctctcccatccatccaggatctgccctccctctcgctcccatccagggtctgccctccctctcgctcccccttccatccaggatctgtcccccctctctctctgccccctctttacagcccccagttccagccccattatcccacctgcccctagttccagttccagccccagcctacatctctcacctgccccccttttcagcccccagtttcagccctactatcccaccagtccccagtttcagccccagcccttttctcccacaatCCAGAGCTTCAGCCCTCAGCCACTTCtcactgtccccttttcagcccccagtttcaaccccagcccttttctcccaccagtcccgagcttcagccccagccacttctccctgtccccttttcagcccccagtcctcacagtttcagcccctgccccttttcagcccccagttccagtactagcccccttatcccacataccctccttttcagcccccagttccagcccccttcatctacatgccttgcattagggccccccttttcagccccagacccattttcccacctgccccaggcatggccccattctccctcttgcccccttctcagaccccagttctagctccaggccccttctcccgtctgagccccccccctccccgacccagtccccttctcccatctgagcccctccccaccccacccagaccccttctcccatctgagcccccccagatccagtcccagtccccttctcccatctgagcctcccccctccccgacccagtccccacctgcctaccagctctgtcgacagacgaccctcttctgccacccgttacccagcctttaaaaaaaatctgtgaagtgcCTCACATCTGCTGTGCTGTAAAGAAGCAAATCGCCTGGTTGggtcagcccttccctcactgtgtcccaccttcgtggaaataggaagttacatcagagggcaggacacatcttgttcagaaggaatggatcctaaggagcttagccgagattcggtggcagagccggtggtgggaggcggggatggtgctgggcagacttatacggtctgtgccagagccggtggtgggaggcgggacgtggttgggaggcggggatagtgctgggcagacttatacggtctgtgccagaaccggtggtgggaggtggggctggtggttgggaggtggggatagtgctgggcagatttatacggtctgtgccctgaaaaggacaggtacaaatcaaggtaaggtatacacaaaaagtagcacatatgagtttatcttgttgggcagactggatggactgtgcaggtctttttctgccgtcatctacatatgttactatgtcataTTTTAAAAAGCCTGCTAATTGCAAGAAATTCATTTTAACCCAGAAAAGGATGTATGAGGATGCAGGGTTTTCCTGGACAGGCTATTCTTTTTAGGAGCTTATGCATGTAAACGTTAGATCTAGTTTATAGCATTGTCTCATGGAAAGTAATTCTTTAAAAGGGGCACCTAGTTGGAggttattctgtaaaggaaagttggCACCTACTttgcgttatagaatactaacataacccgatatatatgtgcatatgtgaCTAGGTGCCAGAACTTattccagccatagagctgatgtaaatacTTGCACCTAGATTCAGACGATATGAGTGTAAActtatatgcccccccccccccccccatattcaaaactatttaaccagcctggaactggtctaaccgcagatattcagcGAGCGATAATCAGTAAGCCACTAACCAGCTGTAATCACGTGACATAGATGGTTAGGcgtagatattcaatgccaaactaGCTATGTTGAGCActcaaaataggccacttaaatagcaggcctacctttgaccgctaaaaagttaaccggttagtgctgaatatcagcatagatGTTAACAATCCTAGCATTGAAAATCTGTGTTTGCCCGTCACCAGCTGAATGTCGGGCCCATAGTATTTCTTGCCCCAATTCAAATCTACTATTGTAGCCTCAACCTTGCCTATTGTTGAGTTCATGTCTTCTTTTTGCAGATCCAGACTGGGCCTCTTGCAGCCTGGGAATCTTCATCTGCCTGCGCTGCTCTGGCATCCACCGCAATATCCCATCCATCAGCAAGGTGAAGTCACTCAGGATGGATCACTGGGACGAGGCACAGGTGCAGGTGAGCACAGCCTCATGGTGGTGGGGAAGATGGGGATTGGGGCCTGGAGCTGGTGCAGGGTGCATAGTCAAGAAAGTAGCACTCTGACTTCTCTGCATGTGTTGTTTTGCAGTTCATAGCGCAACATGGGAACGCGGAGGCAAAGGCCACCTATGAAGCACATGTACCTGTCTATTACTATCGGCCAACGCATATGGACTGCCAGTAAGCAATCTGCCACAATCTTAGGCCTGTTACTCagcagggagggaggtgggtgccATACTGAACAATCCTCTTACTAAAGGCTCACAATGTGTTTACAAATACAGTAATACAGACCACTGATTGAGGAACTGTGTAGATTACACACAAGTTTAGGTAATGGGTGAAGAGGGTACTAACGAATTCGCCTGTATTCAGTCTAGCTTTAGTCGATAAATTGATACCAATCCCTTGGCTCAACTATACAGCTGTGGAGCAGAATAATTTAATTTGAGTTTCCATCCAGTTCTGCATGAGCATGCTACTCTCAGGCATTCTGTGTACAGATGATACAAATTGAAGAAAAATGGGGATAAAGTGGCATATACATGTGACCCTACACATCTCTATCACCCAATAAGTCAGTTCAGAACAGAATTTGGTGTTCTGAACCAGAAGCTTTACGTAAagatttttttaaggaaaaaatgGGACAACTCTCAATAACTATATTACAGTCAGAAGCAAAGCAAAAATAGTTCAATTACTTACAGTCTCTTTGTAGTTCTTCAAAGTTCTCTGTTTTCAGTAGGCTCCTAAGAAAGTCTTTTGGCAGTCTCCTTATCTGGTGGGTTCATCCCCAGATGGGAACTCTGCTACTGGGTTTCTTTATGTTGATAGATCCAAGGAACTTCTCTTTGTTCCTTCCTGCTTCTCATGATTGGATCTTCTGTAGTTTCTCTTACTGCTTTCTTCTTGATTCTCCTATGCAGGATATGGGGGTGGACTGGTTCCCCATTCCAGCTTATATCAGGTAGCTAGTGCAGAAGCCTGCACTGCTCTGGCACTGCTCTCCACTCTGCTTCTTTAGGTGCAATGGCTGGGCTAGCCAAAGACCTTCTTCCCTATACCATATGGTACAATGGTCATGGAACCAGGAACTAAAGACATTCAAACTGGGCTGGGTATTTATATCAACCACAGTTTTCCTCCAAGAGGGGTCTTCTTCCACCATTACTTCACTGGTCAGGAGACCCTCCCCTTGTTCCA
The DNA window shown above is from Microcaecilia unicolor unplaced genomic scaffold, aMicUni1.1, whole genome shotgun sequence and carries:
- the LOC115459360 gene encoding arf-GAP with dual PH domain-containing protein 1-like, giving the protein MAGEEIRTVRALKELAKKSENKTCADCGAPDPDWASCSLGIFICLRCSGIHRNIPSISKVKSLRMDHWDEAQVQFIAQHGNAEAKATYEAHVPVYYYRPTHMDC